A window from Rhodospirillales bacterium encodes these proteins:
- a CDS encoding tetratricopeptide repeat protein, whose amino-acid sequence MLSAQGRLDDALTAYRASLAIAERLAQADPSNAGWQRDLSVSQEKVGDVLSAQGRLDDALTAYRASLASRERLAQADPSNAGWQRDLSVSHIKVGDVLAAQGRLDDALTAYRASLGIAERLAQADPSNAGWQRDLSVSQGNVGDVLAAQGRLDDALNAYRASLAIFEWLAQADPSNAGWQRDLSVSQDNVGDVLAAQGRLDDALTAYRASLAIAEWLAQADPSNAGWQRDLSVSHNKVGDVLSAQGRLDDALTAYRASLAIAERLAQADPSNAGWQRDLSVSHNKIGDVLSAQGRLDDALTAYRASLAIFEWLAQADPSNAGWQRDLSVSHNKIGDVLSAQGRLDDALTAYRASLAIFEWLAQADPSNAGWQRDLSVSHNKVGDVLSAQGRLDDALTAYRASLGIRERLAQADPSNAGWQRDLSVSHNKVGDVLSAQGRLDDALTAYRASLAIAEWLAQADPSNAGWQQDLARITERLRAAAEAMSATKSGWWSRLWRKNGKGGKGASAG is encoded by the coding sequence GTGCTCTCGGCGCAGGGACGGCTCGACGACGCGCTCACCGCCTACCGGGCGAGCCTGGCCATTGCCGAGCGGCTGGCGCAGGCGGATCCCAGCAACGCCGGCTGGCAGCGCGACCTCTCGGTGAGCCAGGAGAAGGTCGGCGACGTGCTCTCGGCGCAGGGACGGCTCGACGACGCGCTCACCGCCTACCGGGCGAGCCTGGCCAGTCGCGAGCGGCTGGCGCAGGCGGATCCCAGCAACGCCGGCTGGCAGCGCGACCTCTCGGTGAGCCACATCAAGGTCGGCGACGTGCTCGCGGCGCAGGGCCGGCTCGACGACGCGCTCACCGCCTACCGGGCGAGCCTGGGCATTGCCGAGCGGCTGGCGCAGGCGGACCCCAGCAACGCCGGCTGGCAGCGCGACCTCTCGGTGAGCCAGGGCAACGTCGGCGACGTGCTCGCGGCGCAGGGCCGGCTCGACGACGCGCTCAACGCCTACCGGGCGAGCCTGGCGATCTTCGAGTGGCTGGCGCAGGCGGATCCCAGCAACGCCGGCTGGCAGCGCGACCTCTCGGTGAGCCAGGACAACGTCGGCGACGTGCTCGCGGCGCAGGGCCGGCTCGACGACGCGCTCACCGCCTACCGGGCCAGCTTGGCCATTGCCGAGTGGCTGGCGCAGGCGGATCCCAGCAACGCCGGCTGGCAGCGCGACCTCTCGGTGAGCCACAACAAGGTCGGCGACGTGCTCTCGGCGCAGGGCCGGCTCGACGACGCGCTCACCGCCTACCGGGCCAGCCTCGCCATTGCCGAGCGGCTGGCGCAGGCGGACCCCAGCAACGCCGGCTGGCAGCGCGACCTCTCGGTGAGCCACAACAAGATCGGCGACGTGCTCTCGGCGCAGGGCCGGCTCGACGACGCGCTCACCGCCTACCGGGCGAGCCTGGCGATCTTCGAGTGGCTGGCGCAGGCGGATCCCAGCAACGCCGGCTGGCAGCGCGACCTCTCGGTGAGCCACAACAAGATCGGCGACGTGCTCTCGGCGCAGGGCCGGCTCGACGACGCGCTCACCGCCTACCGGGCGAGCCTGGCGATCTTCGAGTGGCTGGCGCAGGCGGATCCCAGCAACGCCGGCTGGCAGCGCGACCTCTCGGTGAGCCACAACAAGGTCGGCGACGTGCTCTCGGCGCAGGGCCGGCTCGACGACGCGCTCACCGCCTACCGGGCGAGCCTGGGCATTCGCGAGCGGCTGGCGCAAGCGGACCCCAGCAACGCCGGCTGGCAGCGCGACCTCTCGGTGAGCCACAACAAGGTCGGCGACGTGCTCTCGGCGCAGGGACGGCTCGACGACGCGCTCACCGCCTACCGGGCCAGCTTGGCCATTGCCGAGTGGCTGGCGCAGGCGGATCCCAGCAACGCCGGCTGGCAGCAGGATCTCGCCCGGATTACGGAAAGGCTCAGAGCAGCCGCTGAAGCGATGTCGGCGACGAAATCAGGGTGGTGGTCGCGGTTATGGCGCAAGAACGGCAAAGGCGGTAAGGGCGCGTCCGCTGGCTGA
- a CDS encoding IS6 family transposase encodes MTVAGEFKWRHFAGEVILLCVRWYCRYGISYRDLEEMMGERGVAVDHTTLYRWVQRYAPELEKRTLWYRNRISFSWRVDETYIRVKGQWKYLYRAIDKGGATLDFYLADRRNAKAAKRFLAKALRRSRDWTPRVINTDKNPAYGEAIAELKKEGLLPKETRHRQVKYLNNRLEGDHGKLKRLIKPTLGFQSMKTAYATIKGFEVMRMFKKGQFRLWIEAVGGGTEGSFVNRLFGVYA; translated from the coding sequence CTGACCGTGGCCGGTGAGTTCAAATGGCGGCACTTTGCCGGCGAGGTGATCCTGCTGTGCGTGCGCTGGTACTGCCGCTACGGCATCAGCTACCGGGACCTCGAGGAGATGATGGGCGAGCGCGGCGTCGCCGTCGACCATACGACGCTGTACCGCTGGGTACAGCGCTACGCCCCGGAGCTGGAGAAGCGGACGCTGTGGTATCGGAACCGGATCAGCTTTTCGTGGCGGGTCGACGAGACCTACATCCGCGTCAAGGGCCAGTGGAAATACCTGTACCGAGCAATCGACAAAGGTGGCGCGACGCTCGACTTCTATCTTGCCGACCGGCGCAACGCCAAGGCGGCCAAGCGGTTTCTGGCCAAGGCGCTGCGCCGCAGCCGGGACTGGACGCCACGGGTCATCAACACCGACAAGAACCCCGCCTATGGTGAGGCAATCGCCGAATTGAAGAAGGAGGGGCTGCTGCCGAAAGAGACCCGGCACCGGCAGGTGAAGTATCTCAACAACCGCCTGGAAGGTGACCACGGCAAGCTGAAGCGCCTGATCAAGCCGACGCTCGGCTTCCAGTCGATGAAGACGGCCTACGCGACGATCAAGGGCTTCGAGGTCATGCGGATGTTCAAGAAAGGCCAGTTCAGGCTGTGGATCGAAGCGGTGGGCGGTGGAACCGAGGGGTCCTTCGTCAACCGGCTGTTCGGCGTCTATGCGTGA
- a CDS encoding DUF2326 domain-containing protein: protein MRRGPANPRVSIRKDGLEFVDSTDAEELTNAAWTGRLGKAWFQLNGSRQPGAASFRQLISYFARRRRDGGYDDPVRTFRAQANAVSETNLAVLFGLDAEVVRRFHRAKNALKQIQTAQKALRDLERTAPAGTGRVDLEAALSAQIAAATLARDHLDERIKSFNVLPVFRELEQELATLNEHSRDLSDKDVLDRESIDANRHALEAEEQDRAPRLEALFAEAKMVFPDIVNRRYEEVARFHHQLIENRQAQLQSEIVSAQRRIEERRPDRGRLRVRRRQITAALRTGGPADELLRLRDELSQKDGVVCALEARLNEARKLETQAEEKQQEIEDATRALRQDRRERSAVANQASRTFSEISERLYETPGELAISANDQGLRFVPSIPSSQSAGVMSMQIFCFDFTMASLCRSRGMGPGFLIHDSHLYEPVDGRQFARALRIGAEYAEEIGIQYIVTLNSDELARAETEGGEDSAASSWPRCFRTRPREGCSA from the coding sequence GTGCGGCGTGGACCTGCAAACCCGCGAGTTTCGATACGGAAAGACGGGCTGGAATTTGTAGACAGCACAGATGCGGAAGAACTCACGAACGCGGCTTGGACAGGCCGTCTCGGAAAGGCATGGTTTCAACTCAACGGCAGCAGGCAGCCTGGTGCCGCTTCCTTTCGCCAGCTGATCTCATACTTCGCGCGTCGGCGACGGGACGGCGGCTATGACGATCCCGTTCGCACATTCCGGGCACAGGCGAACGCGGTCAGTGAGACGAACCTTGCCGTTTTGTTTGGCCTCGATGCCGAAGTGGTTCGGCGGTTTCACCGGGCAAAGAATGCCCTGAAGCAGATTCAGACCGCGCAAAAGGCCCTTCGCGACCTTGAGAGGACGGCGCCAGCCGGAACGGGGCGCGTCGATCTTGAAGCCGCCTTATCCGCTCAGATTGCAGCGGCGACGTTAGCGCGCGACCACCTGGATGAACGTATTAAGAGCTTCAACGTGCTGCCGGTTTTTCGTGAACTTGAGCAGGAACTTGCGACGCTGAATGAACATAGTCGCGACCTGTCCGACAAGGACGTGCTGGACCGCGAGTCAATCGACGCCAATAGGCACGCCCTTGAGGCGGAGGAACAGGACCGTGCGCCACGCTTGGAAGCCCTCTTTGCCGAGGCGAAGATGGTGTTCCCCGATATTGTCAACCGACGCTACGAGGAGGTTGCCCGCTTCCATCATCAGCTGATCGAAAATCGTCAGGCTCAATTGCAAAGCGAGATTGTGAGCGCGCAACGCAGGATCGAGGAACGGCGGCCGGACAGGGGCAGGTTGAGGGTTCGACGCCGCCAAATCACCGCCGCCCTCCGCACTGGCGGCCCTGCTGACGAACTGCTGCGCCTGCGGGATGAGTTGTCGCAAAAGGATGGCGTCGTTTGCGCGCTGGAAGCGCGGCTGAACGAAGCGCGCAAGTTGGAAACGCAGGCCGAAGAAAAGCAACAAGAAATTGAGGACGCGACACGCGCGCTGCGCCAGGACCGCCGGGAACGTTCAGCCGTCGCAAATCAAGCTAGCCGCACCTTCTCCGAAATTTCCGAGCGCCTTTACGAGACGCCCGGCGAGCTGGCGATTTCGGCAAACGACCAAGGACTTCGGTTTGTGCCCAGCATCCCGTCCTCGCAAAGCGCGGGGGTGATGAGCATGCAGATTTTCTGCTTCGATTTCACAATGGCTTCGCTCTGCCGGAGCCGGGGCATGGGGCCAGGCTTTCTCATCCATGACAGCCATTTGTATGAACCGGTTGATGGGCGGCAGTTTGCACGGGCGCTCCGCATTGGCGCGGAATATGCCGAGGAAATTGGCATCCAATACATCGTAACCCTCAACTCGGATGAGCTTGCTCGGGCTGAAACCGAAGGCGGCGAGGATTCCGCAGCTTCGTCCTGGCCCCGGTGCTTTCGGACGCGCCCGAGGGAGGGTTGTTCGGCATAA
- a CDS encoding recombinase family protein, with translation MKIGYARISTDEQSLALQRDALTAAGCAEVFEDRGVSGVVTNRPGLDAALARIGTGDILVVWKLDRLGRSLPHLIETVRQLGVRGAGFASLSESIDTTTAGGTLVFHMMGALAEFERALIVERVNAGIASAKKRGKHVGRPRKLTPEQIAHAREAIDGGLQTPAGMAGLLGVDYSTLWRSMRRLEANANGR, from the coding sequence ATGAAAATCGGCTACGCTCGCATCTCGACTGACGAGCAGTCGCTTGCCTTGCAGCGGGATGCGCTGACGGCTGCCGGGTGCGCCGAAGTGTTCGAGGATCGTGGTGTGTCGGGGGTCGTGACGAACCGGCCAGGTCTTGACGCGGCACTTGCCCGCATCGGGACCGGCGATATTCTCGTCGTCTGGAAACTGGACCGACTCGGACGGTCGCTGCCGCATCTGATCGAGACGGTGCGCCAGCTTGGTGTGCGCGGGGCCGGGTTCGCGTCGCTGTCGGAAAGCATCGACACGACGACGGCGGGCGGCACGCTCGTTTTTCACATGATGGGCGCGCTGGCGGAATTCGAGCGTGCGTTGATCGTCGAGCGGGTCAACGCCGGTATCGCGTCCGCCAAAAAGCGCGGCAAGCATGTCGGGCGGCCACGTAAGCTGACGCCCGAACAAATCGCGCATGCACGCGAGGCTATTGACGGCGGCTTGCAAACGCCCGCTGGCATGGCCGGTTTGCTTGGGGTCGATTACTCGACCCTGTGGCGGTCGATGCGGCGTCTGGAGGCGAACGCCAATGGACGCTGA